In a single window of the Thunnus maccoyii chromosome 7, fThuMac1.1, whole genome shotgun sequence genome:
- the LOC121900544 gene encoding uncharacterized protein LOC121900544 yields MVMTFSNKQRELAAVVIITIHGKPIEIVEEYKYLGIIFDNLLKFATNTDEILRKCQQQQYLLRKLNSFGISKDILKTFYYSFIESIMPFSFTCWFHSISLPNRNRLQSTVKVCSKIIGLPVRALSTPCEQQMLRSAGRILQDPARILYPVFEWLPSGHQLRCPGCRTQRRRATFVPKAVQLLNSQPSLSLCSPCSSEMMNYIQVQFEGQCAKTLHGTL; encoded by the exons ATGGTAATGACCTTCTCCAACAAGCAAAGGGAGCTGGCTGCGGTAGTCATCATCACTATCCATGGGAAGCCCATAGAGATTGTTGAGGAATATAAGTACCTGGGCATAATCTTTGATAACTTGCTGAAATTTGCCACCAACACAGACGAGATTCTCAGGAaatgccagcagcagcagtaccTCCTGAGGAAGCTCAACTCCTTTGGGATCAGCAAGGACatcctcaaaacattttactacTCCTTTATTGAGAGCATTATGCCATTCTCCTTCACCTGCTGGTTCCACTCTATCAGCCTCCCGAACAGAAACCGCCTGCAGAGCACAGTCAAAGTCTGCTCCAAAATTATTGGACTCCCTGTCAGAGCCCTCTCCACCCCATGCGAGCAGCAGATGCTAAGGTCAGCTGGCAGGATCCTACAGGACCCCGCACGTATCCTGTACCCTGTGTTTGAGTGGCTCCCCTCAGGACACCAGCTTCGCTGCCCAGGTTGCAGGACACAGAGGAGAAGGGCAACCTTTGTCCCCAAGGCTGTTCAGCTCCTCAACTCCCAGCCATCCCTGTCCCTCTGCTCAccct GTAGCAGTGAGATGATGAATTATATACAAGTCCAGTTTGAGGGACAGTGTGCCAAAACCCTGCATGGCACTTTATAA